A region from the Linepithema humile isolate Giens D197 chromosome 1, Lhum_UNIL_v1.0, whole genome shotgun sequence genome encodes:
- the LOC105667938 gene encoding short-chain dehydrogenase/reductase family 16C member 6-like — protein MKLYNGMFLLAEIFVLLFKVLYYICESVYKLFAPVKEKSVAGEIVLVTGAGRGIGKELAIGYALLRATVVCWDINEETNQQTKNEIKKMGKDSVHAYRCDVTNREEVFKMAEKVRTEVGDVTILINNAGLGIVKTLLNYSDDEITRTINVNVIAHYWMLRAFLPSMIENNHGHVVALSSGLGIATSIYSTVYSPTKFAVRALMEAVNEELRLSSKGKSLIKFTTAFSTVVFNGMFKKPIIKFPSLVSPLYPKEAASLIINAQRKNYRERGILFRVIPLLSFLR, from the exons ATGAAGCTATATAATGGCATGTTTCTTTTAGCAGAAATATTCGTGCTTCTTTTCAAAGTTCTCTATTACATCTGTGAgagtgtatataaattatttgctcCAGTAAAGGAAAAAAGTGTGGCTGGTGAAATTGTTCTg GTAACAGGTGCGGGTCGCGGTATAGGAAAAGAATTAGCAATTGGTTACGCCTTGTTAAGAGCCACAGTAGTATGTTGGGACATCAATGAAGAAACCAACCAACAGACAAAGAAcgagattaaaaaaatgggAAAAGACTCTGTACATGCATATCG ATGCGATGTGACAAACAGAGAAGAAGTCTTCAAGATGGCCGAAAAAGTAAGAACAGAAGTGGGCGAcgttactattttaattaataatgctgGCCTAGGAATTGTTAAAACACTTCTAAATTATAGCGACGATGAAATTACGCGAACCATAAATGTGAATGTTATTGCGCATTATTGG atgtTGCGTGCATTCTTACCAAGCATGATTGAAAACAACCATGGTCATGTCGTTGCGTTGTCATCAGGATTAGGAATTGCAACGTCAATATATTCAACAGTTTACTCTCCTACAAAATTCGCAGTCAGAG CACTTATGGAGGCTGTTAATGAAGAATTGCGTTTATCTAGTAAGGGAAAATCTTTGATTAAATTCACTACTGCTTTTTCAACTGTAGTGTTTAACGGAATGTTTAAAAAGCCAATAATAAA ATTTCCCAGTTTGGTAAGTCCACTATATCCAAAAGAAGCTGCTTCACTAATAATTAATgcgcaaagaaaaaattacagaGAAAGGGGTATACTTTTTCGTGTGATACCATTATTATCGTTCCTTAGATAA